A stretch of DNA from Nitrospira sp.:
CGGAACCACTGATTGACCGGTTGCATAAATTGTATCCGGATCAGCCGCCCACCTCTGACGGCTCTGAGCAAAATTAATCGTCTGCAGATGGGTCTTGCCCCATTCGACTTGCACAGCCCCTCCGCGTCAGGATCAGCATGTGTGAACGCCGTAGTATGTTCAGATCGGATTCACACATTGGATGGGATCGGGTATGATGGCCACACATATCAATTGATCCCGAGGTATCATGCGCATTGTGCCGACTCCGCTCAGCGGCCTGTTTCAAATCGAGCCTGACGTATTTGGAGATGCCCGGGGAAAGTTTGTAGAGATTTTTCGCGAGTCGCGCTATGACGCCGCGGCCATCGACAAGCCCTTTGTCCAGGACAACTTTTCCTGGTCCGTGCGCGGCACGTTGCGAGGGCTCCATTACCAGCTTGGCCGCCCTCAGGGCAAGCTGGTCACGGTGGTGAAGGGTTCGGTCTACGATGTGGCGGTGGATATTCGGCAGGGATCGCCGACCTTTGGCCAGTGGTATGGGGTGGAATTGTCGGATACGACGATGCGACAACTGTATATCCCGCCAGGGTTTGCCCACGGGTTTTGCGTGCTCAGTGAAGAGGCCGGATTCCTGTACAAGTGCACCGATGTGTATTCCCCGGCTGATGAGCGGGGCATCGCCTGGAACGATCCGGAGTTGGCCATTGCCTGGCCCATTACCGCGCCGCTGCTTTCGGCCAAAGACCAAGTGTATAAATGTCTCGCCGAGATGACGGCGGAACTGCCTCGCTACAGCGATCGGTAGTTGCGGCCACCGCCCTGTCCGTACCGCTTGTGCCCGTCCTCTGCCTGCTCGCCCATAGACGGTTCCTCCGTCCATTCTCAGTTTCAGGTCAACGGCGCCCCCTCTCGTTGCTGCGGCAGCAGGCTTCGTCTTGCCCTGCGACGGAGTGCCATGCTATGTAGGAATCATTCCTGTCTAGTTGCCAAGGCCATGATGCTCCAACCGCAGGACATTCAGCTGCGCTTTCGCCGACACGCTGTACGGTTGACCCGCCAGCGGGCGGCGATCTATGCCGCATTGGTTGGGACAACCAGTCATCCGACAGCCGACGATCTGTACCGGATGGTCATGCGGGAGCACCCGATGATGTCGCGCAATACGGTGTACTACACATTGGGGGTGCTGCGGAAAGCCGGATTGGTTCGTGAGGTCAATGTTGGTCATGAGGTGGCGCGGTTTGACGGGAACATCGCGCGGCACCACCATCTCATTTGCGTCCAGTGTGGTCGGATCGAAGACGTGATGGACGAAGAGTTGGACCAGGTGAAGATTCCCGACCAGCAGGCCAGGGGGTTTCACGTCCTCGGGCATCACGTCGAATTTCACGGCCATTGTGTCGGTTGCCGGGCGGGAGGGCTTGATCCCTCACCGTTTGGTGGATAAACAATCATCGCGCCCATTTCATGTAAGGAGGAGAGCATGGGAAACAGTTTGAAGGGGACCAAGAGTCACGAGAATCTCAAGCATGCCTTTGCCGGCGAATCACAAGCCAACCGGCGATATCTGTACTTTGCGCGCCGCGCCGATATCGAAGGATATCCTGATGTCGGCGGATTATTCCGCGACACCTCCGAGGCCGAAACCGGCCATGCCTTCGGCCATCTGGACTTTTTGAAGGAAGTTGGTGACCCTGCGACCGGGGTGCCGATCGGGAACACCGAAGCCAATTTGAAGTCCGCCATCGAAGGCGAAACCTATGAATACACGCAGATGTACCCGGGCATGGCCAAGACGGCGCGCGATGAAGGCTTCTCCGAATTGGCTGAGTGGTTTGAGACGTTGGCCAAAGCCGAACGATCCCACGCCAACCGGTTTACCAAAGGCCTTGATAGCTTGAAGCAGCAGTAGCGTTCGGCCGCTGTCGGCCACCATGTATCTGGGGCAGGATCGAAGCAGCGGGTATTGCCCGCGGGATCCTGCCCCGGTCGACTCGGGGACAAGGATTTCCTCCCGTGAAAGAACTTCGCCTGCTCCAACCCATCGATCCGTCGACGCTCGAACAAGAAACACTGCGGATTTACGATGTGTGCGATGGCTGTCGTCGCTGTTTTAACCTCTGTCCGTCCTTTAATACCTTACTGGACCGGATCGATGAGTATGAGAGCGACGTGGCGAAGCTGACCCCCGCGGACCATCATCGCATCGTCGATGAGTGTTACTACTGCAAACTCTGCTACAACCATTGCCCCTACACGCCACCGCATCAATACGGGATCGACTTTCCACTGCTGATGGCAGTCTGGAAAAAACGACTGGCGTCGGAACGGGGCACCAGATGGCGTGACTGGCTCCTGACGAGGACCGACTTGCTGGGGCGGTTGAACAGCGCATGTGCTCCGCTGGTCAATTGGGGACTTGCGCAGGGCTGGGTGCGCGAGCTCATGCAGTCTTTTCTGGGTGTGCACCGTGAGCGCCAGGTCTTACACTATCAGCGTGAAACATTTGTGCGGTGGTGGGGACGGTGGACGAACCACCGCAAGCCGACGACAGGAAAGAACGTGGCGTTGTTTGCCGGCTGCTTAGTCAACTATCAGGCGACCGATGTTGGCAAGGCGGCGGTACAGGTTCTCGAAAAGAACAACCTCCACGTGGTGCTGCCTGACCAGTCCTGCTGCGGGATGCCCTCGTTTGATGTCGGGGACACGGCGGCGATGGCGGCGGCGGCCAAGCGGACGGTCGCGTCGCTGAAGCCCTGGGTCGATCAGGGATATGATGTCGTGGTTCCCACCCCCAGTTGCAGCCTGATGATCAAACGGGAGTATGCGAGTCTTTTGGAGGGAGACGATGTCGCGCGCGTCGCCCGTCACACCTACGACATCTGCGAATACCTTATGAAACTGAAGCGTGATGGACAGCTTGCGACGGACTTCACCAAGAATCCTGGACGGGTTGCCTATCAGGTGCCCTGCCACCTACGCGATCAGAATATCGGCTTCAAATCGAAAGAGTTGATGGAGTGTGCCGGCGCAACGGTGGAAGCGATCGAGAAGTGTTCCGGCCATGATGGGTCCTGGTCGGCCAAGACGGAATTCTTCCCGCTGTCGATGAAGATCGCCCAGAAAGCTGTCCGCGTGGTGGAACAGGTTCCTGCCGATCTGGTTGCCACGGATTGTCCGCTGGCGGGGGTACAATTAGATCAAGCTGGGGCTGCCGCCCATGTCGGAGGAGTGTCCGCGAAACATCCAATTCAGATTGTCCGTGATGCCTATGGGTTGCCAAGCGACCCCCCGGCATCCTCTGGCCAACAGGGCTAGAAAAAGGAGTGCGTGACGAACGACATGATGCCACCGCTCACACCGGCCGATGTCCTGAGTCCTGATGAGTATGAGCGCCAGCGGGAACTGTATCGGCAGCGCATCATTGAACTGAAGCGTCGTCGGCGGATCTCTCTCGGCGATAAAATCACGCTCGTCTTCGAAAATCGGGAGACGTTGCGGTTTCAGGTTCAGGAAATGGTCCGGGTCGAACGCATCGTGGACCCGCAAAAAATTCAGGATGAGCTGGATGTGTACAACGCCCTCCTGCCAGCTCCCGGTGAAGTAAGCGCCACCCTCTTGATTGAGCTGACGGATTCGACCACCATGAAACAGTGGCTCGATCGCTTCATGGGGCTCGATCATGGCGAGAAGGTCGGGTTGCGGGCTGGAGGCGAGCTGGTCTACGGGGGGTTCGAAGGCGGGCACAGCCATGAGACAAAAATCAGCGCGGTGCATTTTGTGCGGTTCCGTCCAACGCTCACCATGGTGACGACCCTGGCTGATCCTGCCGCTCGCGCGGCGCTGTCTGTTCACCATGCCGGCTACGATGCCGAAGTCGAGGTCCCGTGGACCATGCGTCAGGAATGGCTGGCTGATTTGCGGACATGAGCGTTGAGTGTTTCGTGGTGAGTTTTCTATTGGGATTTCAACTATAATCATCGCAGTCAGCACTACACACTCACAATTTATCACTGCGTACCTATGGCTACAGTTCTGCTGAATAAACGCATAGAATTCTGCGCCTCCCACCGCTATCACAAACCCGAATGGGATGCCTCGAAGAACCGCGCCACGTTTGGTGCCTGTAATAACGATCCAGGGCATGGCCACAACTATATGTTAGAGGTCACTGTGGCCGGCGAAGTGGATCCGCGAACCGGCATGGTCGTCAATCTGTTCGATCTGAAAGTCGTGCTCTTGCAGGTGCTGGAAGAATTCGATCACAAACATCTCAATCTCGACCTGCCTTATTTCAAGAGCCGGATTCCGACTTCCGAAAACATCGCCCGGGTGCTCTGGGACAAACTCGATGCTCAGCGGGACATTGGTACGTTGCAACGGCTTGCTTTGTATGAAGATGAAGATCTGTGCGCCGAACTTACGGCAGAAGCCGGGCTGGATGTGGCGTCGGTCACGAGGCGGTATTCATTTACCGCCGTGCATGAAGGCCACCGCGGTCATACCTGGGATGTGTTTGTGTCAGTGCATGGACCAATCGATCCGGAGACAGGGATGGTGACCGATATCGTCGCGCTCGATCGTGTGGTCCGCGATCGGATTCTTCTTCCATTCGAGGGCCGCGATCTTCGTATCGCTTTTGCCACACCATCCGTGACGGGGGAGTACTTGGCCAAAGCCGTCTGGGATCGCGTCGTGTCGGTCATTCCGACAGGGCGATTGCAGCTTATTAAACTCGTTCAAACGAGGGACCTCTCTTACGAATATTGTGGGTGAGTCGCTTCTGCGAGACTCCTGCCCCTCGGTCGTCGGTTCTTGGCTTACGATATCGTCTCGCCATTCTGTTCTATTTCTTCTCTTCCTGTTCTGATCAGTTGAGACGGCCCATTGGGGTTCCGCGTCACCTGTCGGGGAATTGCTCGACAGGCAACGCATGAGTCCGTCGCTGTGATGGGGGCGTCTTAGAAATGGAACAGGAGATAGGCGCAGCTCGCCAGAAGAAGTAGGGCGAGCGCGATCCCCGTGCTCCGAGCCACAGCGAGTGACCGTTCTGTCGTGCGCAACGCCGCCTGGAGTTCCTCAATTGTGGTCGCTTGCATCGCAATCGTCCGTCGATGGGCGTCGATCTGTTCTTGAAGTGCGTCGAGTCTCGAATCGGCGGTGGCCGATTCTGCAGGCGCAGGCGTACGAAGCCGTCCAATGGTCTTCATGAGCTCCGGCGCATGGTCCACGACCACGGGCAGCAGTTTTTTGGCCACCTGCAACGCTGCGATCCAAGGAATGTTCATGACGGTGATCCGGATGGGGAATCTCACCTACCGGCATCTATTCATGACACAGGGACCCTGCTCAAATCCACCTGGCCTGGTGGCGGCAAAAAAGTTCTGCCGGTGCCGGTAGTTCTTGCCGGGTATCTTCTGTTGCCGACACGATCCACGCGCCCAACTGCCTGAATTTCTATCGTTCCTGGAGACCGTATCTCTGGCTCGAATGTTGAATGACGGGGTTCTGGTGTAGTCGCATCGTTGGACGTTTTTCTGGAGGCACAGGCGTCATGATGTCTATATGGGAATTTTTTGGCCGAGACGTAACCCTCTTCGGTGAACTTCACAGCCCGATGTTGAGTTGGCTCGGATCCGGCGGATTGATTCTTCTGTTCCTCTGGCATGCGGGACGGCTCATATCAGCCATTTCCGCGGTGCAAGCCTGTTACATGCGTGTGTGGCCGACGTTGCGACGCTTGGCTGCCGGACGGAAAAGCCTGCAGTCTGAGTGGCTGGTGGTTCCCAGCTTGAATGACGTGAAAAAACAGGCGATTCAGCCCGGTGCCGAGCCGGAACGGATTGATGTGGATGATCTGCACACGCTGGATACCGCAATGCGCGGAGAGACCCGTCTGGAGCAGGCCTGGTTGCACTTTCGAAAAACGTTCGTGATCGAGCGAACCGCGTGGTTTATCGAACCGAAAGTATTTGCTACGCGGACGGCAGCGGAATTTTTCCCACGCGACTTGCTGAATAGCCGGTTGAATTTGTCGTTCTACCATCAGTTCCCGTCGTTGATTACGGGGGTGGGATTGCTGTTCACGTTTCTGGCCATTCTCATCGGGCTCAGCAAACTCCATGCGGACGGATCCCACATTGTCGGCATTCAAGGGCTGATCAACGGGTTGGCCGGAAAGTTTCTGACCTCGATCGTGGGGCTGCTCTGTGCCAATGTGTTTGTGTTGCTCGAGAAGTCGGCTCTGCATCGATTGGCAATGACTCAACAGCAATTTGTGACGATGGTCGATGAACTCTTTCCTCGCAAGACCATGGAGCAAATGCTGGAGAACTTCGGGCCTGGGGCTGGAGCCGCACAAGGCTCCGCCGCAAAGGGCGCGATTCCCCTCGATCTCGGTGATCGGTTGGTCGGCACTCTGACCGATCGCTTGAATCCTACTGTCCTAGCACTGAGAGAAGCCGTGGAAGCCATGAGTCGGCGGGATCACGGTGGGCGCGTCTCGGCCCCCGATCGATTGCCGGAAGAGTTGTCACGCATCATGCAGCAGACGATGGCGACGCCGATTCAAGAATTGAATCAGGCTATCCAAACCCTTGCCCGATCGGTAGAAGAACTCAAGCAGGACCGGCAGACGGTGGTACACGAGCAGGAGTTTGAGTCAGCCATGTTTGATGACGAGTTGCCTCGACAGAGGGAGGAAGAGGCTAGTCCTGATGAGAGTATGCTCGGGCTGCGCTGGTTTGCGAACTGGCGACAGGGAGCTTCGATAAAGGAGGCAGCCTGACATGCGGAGCCATTCGTCGCCAGACTCCCCAGAATCTTCCTCGGTATTGACCATCGGGGTGACGGATCTCATGACCTCGTTGGCCGTCATCTTTATTCTGCTGTTCAGCGCGTATGTCACGAAGGTTTCAGAAACCGACGCTCGGACGAAGGGGGCGATACCTGATCCCGTGCAGGAACCGCGCGCGGCGAAGGCCACCACCGAGGATATCCGAGGGGCATTGCGGGATCATTTCCAACGGTTTGATTTATCGTTGGATGCCGATCCCGCCGATCCCAACATGGTGCGAATCGTCGTACCCGAAGCCTTGTTGAACTTTGAGTTTGGGAAGGGAACCCTCTCCGCGGCCGCGGATCGATTTTTGGCGGACTCGATGCCGACCTATGCGTCACTCCTGTGTGGCGCCATGCGGGATCGTATTGACTCGCTGGTCATCGAAGGGCATACCGACGATCGTGGATCGGATATCTACAATTTGAAACTGAGCCAAGAACGGTCGCTCAATGTCATGGTCAAGGGGTTGGAGGTCATCAAGGACTCCGCGCCCTGGGCCTATCGATGCTTCCAGGAAAAGACGTCGGCCAGCGGCCGCGGTCGACAAGACCTCGTGCTGGATCAATCCCGGGGGCTCGACCGAGACAAAAGCCGGCGCGTGGTGTTTAAGATTCGCCTGCGATCCACAGACCAACTGGCAGAGCTGAACCAGGCCGCACGACCGCTCGACTCCCCCGCGTTCAGTTCCCGCCTGTTCTAACGGCTGGCAGACGGTTGCGCGTTCGCGGCGCAGCGAAACCCGACATCATTTCTTCTGGCGTCCGGCGCGTATCCCGCTCGATTGGCGGACCGTATCGCTTGAGAATCATTATTCCAGGCGCCTCCTCGCAAACTCCGGAGCGGGCCGGCCCGGGGGCCGGTTGGATTGTCGCGAGGGCTGAACTGGTAATAGGTCGAGTCGTACCGGTCGGCGACCCATTCCCAGAGATTGCCTGCCATGTCGTAGAGACCCTCTGGGGTCTTTCCCCGCTCGAATTTCCCGACATCGGTCAACGTGTCATAGCCTCGCCACTTGGTCTGGCCCGCGTTCGTGTGTCCTTTGGTCGGGCGCGCATCGCCCCAAGGGTAGACTCGGCCTTCGGTTCCACGTGCCGCCAGTTCCCATTCCGCCTCGGTTGGTAACCGTTTCCCTACCCACCGGCAGTAATCGCGTGCATCGTACCAATTCACACCAATGACCGGTTTGTGCGCATGGATGTTGAGGTTGGCTTCCTGCCACTTGAAGGGCGGATCCGGTTTCTGGGCATGAAGGAACTCGGCGTAGCGAGACACCGTTACTTCATAGGTATCGAGGTAGAACGCATTGACGGTGACTCGATGGACCGGTTGCTCATCATGCTGTCCGCGATCGTCTCCCATGGCGAATTCCCCGGAAGGGATCAGGATCATCGGCGCCTCACGGGCATGGCTGTCTGAGACGGAATGGGGTTCCGTGGGGCTGGATGGGGGCGGTGATGGAGGGAGGTCCTTGCCGTAGCTCACGCCGGCGCACAAGACCAACGGAAGTACTGCCAGGGTGCAGCGAAGCAGGGAAATGATTCGCATCGTATGGAGACCAACCGATGAAGCACAGGTTCGATCAGGGACGTTCTCGCCCTCATTGTATCTTGTTCGCGCGACAAAGTGTGACGTGGGAGGATGTGGCGGGAACGGAAGTGTGAATTGAACAAGAGGAGAATGCGCCCCCTGCAACGGGCAAGTGTTATTTCAGCAGGTGGTCGTTAATGAGGGCGGCGAGTTCGGCCGGCTCGACGACACCTTCACGGGTGAGCAAGAGCTTGCCGTGTGCAAAGAAATGAGTGGTGGGGTAGGTTTCGAAGGTATGGGCCTTCTTGATGTCGCGACACCGGCCGGGGACATGCATCTTGGCTTTGCCGATCTTGATGTCCGGAAACTTTGCGGCGGTCTCTTCCAGAATGGGGTCGTATTGTTTGCAGGGTTCGCAGGTGGCAAGGCCATAGGCAACCACAGCGCCCGCGCTGTCGGTAAATTCTTTGTAGTTTTCGTCTCGGACGTCCTGCACTGTGCCGGTCATGCGCGCTCCTCAGGGGTGAGCACTGATCGAGCGAGAGGTGGTTATCCTCCCGCTCGATCCGTAGAGAAATTAGCTCAACTTTGCCAGGGCGGCGAGAATATCCTTGTCTTCTCGTGCCACCTTGATCTCCTGCACCTTCACATAGGCCACCTTGCCGTTCTTGTCGACAATGACCGTGGCGCGCTTGCCGCAATTCAACGGCTCGAAGTACAGACCATACTTCTTCACGACTTCGCGATTGAAGTCAGAAAGGAGGCGGTGCTTGAGATCCAGAGAATCCGCCCAAGCCTTGTGGGAGAAGAAGCTGTCGCAGCTGACGCCGAACAGCTCAGCGTGGGCGCTTTGAAACTTCGGAAAGTCATCGGTCAGGCACTTGTTTTCGCCCTGACAGACCGGGCTCCAGTCGAGCGGGTAAAACGCGAGGACGACATTGCTCTTGCCTCGGTAATCGCTCAGTTTGACGTCTTTCTGGTCCTGATCCTTTAATGTGAAATCCGGCGCGGTATCGCCGACCTTAATTTCTGCGGCCACATCACTCATTGAAATCCTCCTGGGTTAGATCCACGCACATACGCAAAACTCTTTCGTGGTACCACGCCTGGAAAAACCTTGTCAACGGGGCCAGAAGGCCTACCGGGGAAAAGGACATCCAGCTTAACGGTTTGATTTTTCAATGCGTTGGCGGATTTGCTCGCCGCAGCTAGCGCGGCGAAGTTGCGATCTGCCTGAACGCGATCATGCGACCGGTTGGTGCGCTGGTGCGATGTTTGACGAAGTGGATGGTACGGGCAAGGGCGAAGAGGTCTAACGTACTGCCGACTTTTTGGTTCTGTCCAATTCGCAGGACTTCGTCGGCGGCCGATTCGAGGAGCGCGACGATGTCGACTTCCGGGAGGCCACGTGGCTGGATCACCTCCAGCTCATCCAGTCCGAACTTTGTCAGGCCGAGCGTGTAAAACCACTCAAAATTCGGGTCATCGGCCTCCTTGTGCTGGACGGTGACATGGTCTCGGGTGACGAAGACCGTTAACGGCCGGTCGTTCCAGTCAGATGGATTGAGATATTCGTGACACGTGACATCAAACGCGGTGCCGTCGGAGAGCAATGTCAGACCCCTGGCGAGCCTGGCGGCAACCAATAGGGTGTCCGCGCTGGTGCTCAGTGAGCTTGCGGAGGGCGAGACGACGCCGAGCTGCGGATGATCCCACGTGAGGATGGCCTGCCATTGTGTCGCTTCTGTCTCGGGTAGGGTGGTCAGCACGTGGGCGCGCCACTGGCCGTGGGTGGCGCTGGCACGGCCATCCACCTGACGATCAGCCCACACCAGTGGGCCACCGTAGTGGAAGTCGTACCAGCGTGTCAGTTCATCGAGCGACGGGGGAATCCCTCGATAGCCGACTACATACAGCGGCAGCTTTGCGGGTGCAGGCTTCGGGCTTTTTTTCCGAATCTTCATGCCGTCCGCACGTCAGGCCCTGCATACTTGCCGGGATTACTTGGCGCTTTTCTTCGCTTTCCGGCGGTCCTCAGGGTTCAGGAGCCGTTTCCTGAGGCGCAGATGCTTGGGGGTGACTTCGACCAATTCGTCAGGGCCGATGTACTCCATGGCAAACTCCAGCGACATTTCCCGCGGAGGGGTGAGGACCAGGGCTTCGTCGGTCCCGGCCGCGCGCATGTTGGACAATTGCTTTTGCTTGCAGACGTTCACGTCCAAGTCTTCATCGCGGCTGTTCTGGCCGACAATCATGCCTTGGTACACATCAACCGTCGCGCCGATGAACAATTCTCCACGCTCTTGGGTCATGAACAGGGCATAGGCCGTGCTGGTTCCGGCCTCAAAAGCCACCAGTGAGCCATGCGGCGCTACGAGGAGCGCTTTCTCGTCTGCAGGGGCATAGCCTGAAAATACGTGATGCATGATGATGGTGCCACGCGTTTTGGCCAGCAGCATATTCTTCAGGCCGATGATGCCGCGAGTGGGGATGTGATATTCGATGTGCATTTCGCTCGACGCCGTCTCGCCTCCGACGAGTTTCATATGACGGAGTTCGCCACGTCGCTTGCCGATCTCTTCGATCACCGGGCCTTGATATTCCGCCGGTACTTGAATGGTGAGTTCTTCGAACGGTTCCGTCACGGTCTCGCCGTCCCGATGCAGGATGACTTCGGGCTGCGAGATCTGGAGTTCATAGCCTTCGCGCCGCATCTGTTCGATCAACACTCCGAGATGAAGCTCGCCGCGACCGGCCACTAAGAATCGGTCGGCACTGTCGGTCTCTTGAACGCGTAACGAAACGTTGGTTTCCAATTCCTTGAACAATCGTTCGCGCAGGTGGCGTGAGGTCAGATATTTGCCTTCACGGCCGGCGAACGGGCTATTGTTGACGGAAAAGGTCATTTGAACGGTCGGTTCATCGATCGTCACACGCGGAAGCGCGATGGGACTATTGGGGTCGGCGATGGTATCCCCGATGTTCACCTCTTCCAGGCCGCAGAGGGCGACGATTTCGCCGGCCTCCGCCGATTCGATATCGGTACGCTCGAGACCGGAAAATACCGCGAGATCCGAAATCTTTCCTGGCACCTGGTCACCATCTTTGGTCAGCGTGACCACGTTTTGGCGCCGGGCGATCGAGCCCGATTGAATCTTGCCGATTCCCATTTTCCCTTTATAAGAATCCTGCGCCAGGGCCAACACCAGCAGCTGAAACGGGCTGTCCCGATTGATGGCCGGGGCGGGAATTTTCTCGAGAATTGTATCCAGAAGCGGAGAGATATCCGTGCCGGGCTGCTTCAGATCGAGAGTGGCCAATCCTTTGATGGCCGATGCATAGACGATCGGAAAGTCGAGTTGCTCGTCGCTGGCGCCCAGATGGACGAACAAGTCGAAGGTACGATTCACGACATCGTCAATGACGGCGTCGGGGCGGTCGATTTTATTGACCACGACGATGGCCTTATGTCCCAGGGCCAATGCTTTGCGCAGCACGAACGTGGTCTGCGGCATTGGTCCTTCCTTCGCATCGACGAGGATCAGCACCCCATCGACCATACGAAGCGTGCGTTCCACTTCGCCGCCGAAGTCGGCGTGCCCCGGCGTATCCACGATGTTGATCTTCACGCCTTTGTATGTGACGCTGGCATTCTTGGCCCGGATCGTAATGCCCCGCTCACGCTCCTGATCCATGGAGTCCATGATTCGCTCGCCCATGTCGTCGATTTTCCGATGGACGTGGGTCTGGCGTAGCACGGCATCGACGAGGGTGGTTTTCCCATGGTCGACGTGTGCGATGATGGCGATGTTGCGAATGTCGGTCCGACGACCTTGCGGTGCATGCAGACCCGATGGGGTGGATGAAGGGGCTGAGCTGTTCATAGTCTCCAGTGCCTGCCGTGAAAGTGCCAAAAAAAAGACGCCTTCTTATGAAGGCGCCTAAGCCTATGGACTATACCTGATTCAGTGGATTTCTCACAAGCCCAGTTTCACTTCTCGTCATCGTGCCGCTGCGATCATGATTTCGAACCTTGCTTGAGTTTGACGGGTGTGCCATGTATGGTGTGTTTGTCGCGGGTTGACCGCTTCCCTCGCAACCATCCAACTTCATGTCCGAACTCGATCACTTACTCGATAAGCCGGAGAAGCCACGTCGTCCGCGGCGCTGGTGGAAAATCATCCTGATCGGACTGCTGCTCGCGATTGTGCTGGGCGGCGGTGGGGCAGCCGGCACTCTGTGGTACTTTTCTCAAGACCTGCCGTCGCTCGATCCGCTCCAGAACTATCAACCGAGTTTGGTCACGCGCGTCTATTCCGATGATCGGCAGGTCATCGGCCAGTTTTTCATTGAACGACGCTTTCTCAAACCCATTCAGGAGATGCCGAAGAGTCTGACTCAGGCGGTGATTGCCACCGAAGATACGCGATTTTTCGAGCACCCGGGGCTGGACATCGTGGGCATCCTCCGCGCGGCCTGGACGAACCTGCGTCATGGCGGGAAGAAGGTGGAGGGCGCCAGCACCATCACACAGCAGCTAGCGCGGTCCCTGTTCTTGTCAGCAGAGCGGACGTTCGATCGCAAAGTGCGAGAGCTCATCCTGGCCTACAAGATGGAGCTGGTGCTGTCGAAAGAACAGATTCTGGAGATGTATCTGAATCAGATCTATTTCGGACAGGGTGCGTACGGCGTCGCGGCGGCGGGTCAGACGTACTTCGGGAAGGAGCTCTCGAAACTGACGTTGGCTGAATCGGCCTTCCTCGCCGGGCTCCCCAAGTCGCCCAGCCACTACTCGCCGTTCAAAGCCTATGATCGCGCGA
This window harbors:
- the rfbC gene encoding dTDP-4-dehydrorhamnose 3,5-epimerase, which codes for MRIVPTPLSGLFQIEPDVFGDARGKFVEIFRESRYDAAAIDKPFVQDNFSWSVRGTLRGLHYQLGRPQGKLVTVVKGSVYDVAVDIRQGSPTFGQWYGVELSDTTMRQLYIPPGFAHGFCVLSEEAGFLYKCTDVYSPADERGIAWNDPELAIAWPITAPLLSAKDQVYKCLAEMTAELPRYSDR
- a CDS encoding transcriptional repressor, whose translation is MLCRNHSCLVAKAMMLQPQDIQLRFRRHAVRLTRQRAAIYAALVGTTSHPTADDLYRMVMREHPMMSRNTVYYTLGVLRKAGLVREVNVGHEVARFDGNIARHHHLICVQCGRIEDVMDEELDQVKIPDQQARGFHVLGHHVEFHGHCVGCRAGGLDPSPFGG
- a CDS encoding rubrerythrin family protein codes for the protein MGNSLKGTKSHENLKHAFAGESQANRRYLYFARRADIEGYPDVGGLFRDTSEAETGHAFGHLDFLKEVGDPATGVPIGNTEANLKSAIEGETYEYTQMYPGMAKTARDEGFSELAEWFETLAKAERSHANRFTKGLDSLKQQ
- a CDS encoding DUF3501 family protein — translated: MTNDMMPPLTPADVLSPDEYERQRELYRQRIIELKRRRRISLGDKITLVFENRETLRFQVQEMVRVERIVDPQKIQDELDVYNALLPAPGEVSATLLIELTDSTTMKQWLDRFMGLDHGEKVGLRAGGELVYGGFEGGHSHETKISAVHFVRFRPTLTMVTTLADPAARAALSVHHAGYDAEVEVPWTMRQEWLADLRT
- a CDS encoding 6-carboxytetrahydropterin synthase, which translates into the protein MATVLLNKRIEFCASHRYHKPEWDASKNRATFGACNNDPGHGHNYMLEVTVAGEVDPRTGMVVNLFDLKVVLLQVLEEFDHKHLNLDLPYFKSRIPTSENIARVLWDKLDAQRDIGTLQRLALYEDEDLCAELTAEAGLDVASVTRRYSFTAVHEGHRGHTWDVFVSVHGPIDPETGMVTDIVALDRVVRDRILLPFEGRDLRIAFATPSVTGEYLAKAVWDRVVSVIPTGRLQLIKLVQTRDLSYEYCG
- a CDS encoding OmpA family protein; this translates as MRSHSSPDSPESSSVLTIGVTDLMTSLAVIFILLFSAYVTKVSETDARTKGAIPDPVQEPRAAKATTEDIRGALRDHFQRFDLSLDADPADPNMVRIVVPEALLNFEFGKGTLSAAADRFLADSMPTYASLLCGAMRDRIDSLVIEGHTDDRGSDIYNLKLSQERSLNVMVKGLEVIKDSAPWAYRCFQEKTSASGRGRQDLVLDQSRGLDRDKSRRVVFKIRLRSTDQLAELNQAARPLDSPAFSSRLF
- a CDS encoding SUMF1/EgtB/PvdO family nonheme iron enzyme, which encodes MRIISLLRCTLAVLPLVLCAGVSYGKDLPPSPPPSSPTEPHSVSDSHAREAPMILIPSGEFAMGDDRGQHDEQPVHRVTVNAFYLDTYEVTVSRYAEFLHAQKPDPPFKWQEANLNIHAHKPVIGVNWYDARDYCRWVGKRLPTEAEWELAARGTEGRVYPWGDARPTKGHTNAGQTKWRGYDTLTDVGKFERGKTPEGLYDMAGNLWEWVADRYDSTYYQFSPRDNPTGPRAGPLRSLRGGAWNNDSQAIRSANRAGYAPDARRNDVGFRCAANAQPSASR
- a CDS encoding thioredoxin family protein, which encodes MTGTVQDVRDENYKEFTDSAGAVVAYGLATCEPCKQYDPILEETAAKFPDIKIGKAKMHVPGRCRDIKKAHTFETYPTTHFFAHGKLLLTREGVVEPAELAALINDHLLK
- a CDS encoding redoxin domain-containing protein, with the protein product MSDVAAEIKVGDTAPDFTLKDQDQKDVKLSDYRGKSNVVLAFYPLDWSPVCQGENKCLTDDFPKFQSAHAELFGVSCDSFFSHKAWADSLDLKHRLLSDFNREVVKKYGLYFEPLNCGKRATVIVDKNGKVAYVKVQEIKVAREDKDILAALAKLS
- the typA gene encoding translational GTPase TypA translates to MHAPQGRRTDIRNIAIIAHVDHGKTTLVDAVLRQTHVHRKIDDMGERIMDSMDQERERGITIRAKNASVTYKGVKINIVDTPGHADFGGEVERTLRMVDGVLILVDAKEGPMPQTTFVLRKALALGHKAIVVVNKIDRPDAVIDDVVNRTFDLFVHLGASDEQLDFPIVYASAIKGLATLDLKQPGTDISPLLDTILEKIPAPAINRDSPFQLLVLALAQDSYKGKMGIGKIQSGSIARRQNVVTLTKDGDQVPGKISDLAVFSGLERTDIESAEAGEIVALCGLEEVNIGDTIADPNSPIALPRVTIDEPTVQMTFSVNNSPFAGREGKYLTSRHLRERLFKELETNVSLRVQETDSADRFLVAGRGELHLGVLIEQMRREGYELQISQPEVILHRDGETVTEPFEELTIQVPAEYQGPVIEEIGKRRGELRHMKLVGGETASSEMHIEYHIPTRGIIGLKNMLLAKTRGTIIMHHVFSGYAPADEKALLVAPHGSLVAFEAGTSTAYALFMTQERGELFIGATVDVYQGMIVGQNSRDEDLDVNVCKQKQLSNMRAAGTDEALVLTPPREMSLEFAMEYIGPDELVEVTPKHLRLRKRLLNPEDRRKAKKSAK